A stretch of the Vitis riparia cultivar Riparia Gloire de Montpellier isolate 1030 chromosome 13, EGFV_Vit.rip_1.0, whole genome shotgun sequence genome encodes the following:
- the LOC117929111 gene encoding uncharacterized protein LOC117929111 isoform X1: protein MRQCSISSIFHYFCFSSVRFLPLLLQLGGARISNNQMQESYNLFMPSYPEEIEMGGHPLRLMKNPAKTLYSCKGCKERDVRPCYKHEDKHCNCHIHKECYDSFSCKKSSIMFNLSSTKSSCDFIFHKEALEGKGVCDACGDDVKGWFYKCKMCKKPHYLHPCCAKLPIKKYADTRDGEIVVDLKAESPSKCLICGNKENSDGFSGWYYISRCGKYCYHWSCMKHMALKMGKKDDDQCNKKRRHETRMSSQALKRTPPKIDTVQHTNHGNQKRGHETGKKSEALPARTQNPDKKPRLDSGNQKQGRETGTRSREMQPSQDTKKRTHVKAIGYIAEVAVELLNIIIPLIFGIPPLPLGLLLKLLK from the exons ATGCGGCAATGTTCCATCTCAAGCATATTCCACTACTTCTGTTTCTCTTCTGTCAGATTTCTTCCTCTCCTTCTTCAACTAGGTGGTGCCAGAATTTCCAACAACCAG ATGCAGGAGAGCTATAATCTATTCATGCCTTCCTATCCAGAGGAGATTGAAATGGGTGGCCACCCACTCCGGCTTATGAAGAATCCTGCTAAAACCCTGTATTCTTGCAAGGGATGTAAAGAGAGAGACGTGAGACCATGTTACAAGCATGAGGATAAGCATTGCAACTGCCATATTCATAAAGAATGCTATGATTCATTCTCCTGTAAGAAATCCTCCATCATGTTCAATCTCAGCAGTACTAAATCCAGCTGCGACTTCATATTTCATAAAGAAGCCCTAGAAGGTAAGGGAGTTTGTGACGCATGTGGGGATGATGTGAAGGGGTGGTTCTACAAGTGCAAAATGTGTAAGAAACCACATTACTTACACCCATGTTGTGCCAAGCTTCCAATCAAGAAGTATGCTGATACCAGAGACGGGGAAATTGTAGTTGATCTTAAGGCGGAGAGCCCCTCAAAGTGCCTAATATGTGGAAATAAGGAAAATTCAGATGGATTCAGCGGTTGGTACTACATTTCCCGCTGTGGCAAATACTGTTATCATTGGTCATGTATGAAGCATATGGCTCTCAAGATGGGGAAGAAAGATGATGACCAATGTAATAAGAAACGAAGACACGAGACTAGGATGAGTAGCCAAGCCTTGAAGAGGACTCCTCCAAAAATAGATACGGTACAGCATACTAACCATGGTAATCAGAAGCGAGGTCATGAGACGGGGAAGAAGAGCGAAGCCTTGCCAGCAAGGACTCAAAACCCAGATAAAAAACCACGCCTTGACTCTGGTAATCAGAAACAAGGTCGTGAGACTGGGACAAGAAGCCGAGAGATGCAGCCAAGCCAAGATACAAAAAAGCGCACTCATGTGAAGGCCATCGGCTACATCGCGGAGGTGGCAGTAGAACTTCTCAATATTATCATTCCTCTCATCTTTGGGATACCTCCTCTGCCTTTGGGATTGCTGTTGAAATTgttaaaatga
- the LOC117929111 gene encoding uncharacterized protein LOC117929111 isoform X2 — translation MQMQESYNLFMPSYPEEIEMGGHPLRLMKNPAKTLYSCKGCKERDVRPCYKHEDKHCNCHIHKECYDSFSCKKSSIMFNLSSTKSSCDFIFHKEALEGKGVCDACGDDVKGWFYKCKMCKKPHYLHPCCAKLPIKKYADTRDGEIVVDLKAESPSKCLICGNKENSDGFSGWYYISRCGKYCYHWSCMKHMALKMGKKDDDQCNKKRRHETRMSSQALKRTPPKIDTVQHTNHGNQKRGHETGKKSEALPARTQNPDKKPRLDSGNQKQGRETGTRSREMQPSQDTKKRTHVKAIGYIAEVAVELLNIIIPLIFGIPPLPLGLLLKLLK, via the coding sequence ATGCAGATGCAGGAGAGCTATAATCTATTCATGCCTTCCTATCCAGAGGAGATTGAAATGGGTGGCCACCCACTCCGGCTTATGAAGAATCCTGCTAAAACCCTGTATTCTTGCAAGGGATGTAAAGAGAGAGACGTGAGACCATGTTACAAGCATGAGGATAAGCATTGCAACTGCCATATTCATAAAGAATGCTATGATTCATTCTCCTGTAAGAAATCCTCCATCATGTTCAATCTCAGCAGTACTAAATCCAGCTGCGACTTCATATTTCATAAAGAAGCCCTAGAAGGTAAGGGAGTTTGTGACGCATGTGGGGATGATGTGAAGGGGTGGTTCTACAAGTGCAAAATGTGTAAGAAACCACATTACTTACACCCATGTTGTGCCAAGCTTCCAATCAAGAAGTATGCTGATACCAGAGACGGGGAAATTGTAGTTGATCTTAAGGCGGAGAGCCCCTCAAAGTGCCTAATATGTGGAAATAAGGAAAATTCAGATGGATTCAGCGGTTGGTACTACATTTCCCGCTGTGGCAAATACTGTTATCATTGGTCATGTATGAAGCATATGGCTCTCAAGATGGGGAAGAAAGATGATGACCAATGTAATAAGAAACGAAGACACGAGACTAGGATGAGTAGCCAAGCCTTGAAGAGGACTCCTCCAAAAATAGATACGGTACAGCATACTAACCATGGTAATCAGAAGCGAGGTCATGAGACGGGGAAGAAGAGCGAAGCCTTGCCAGCAAGGACTCAAAACCCAGATAAAAAACCACGCCTTGACTCTGGTAATCAGAAACAAGGTCGTGAGACTGGGACAAGAAGCCGAGAGATGCAGCCAAGCCAAGATACAAAAAAGCGCACTCATGTGAAGGCCATCGGCTACATCGCGGAGGTGGCAGTAGAACTTCTCAATATTATCATTCCTCTCATCTTTGGGATACCTCCTCTGCCTTTGGGATTGCTGTTGAAATTgttaaaatga
- the LOC117928765 gene encoding uncharacterized protein LOC117928765, translating into MDCRVCVAAGDFLVRLGGGVGQIGGFSHESEHDLAMMVSDFLENGSVGAESCCSSDSDSGFSDLAFLPEKISFYKHSMDRYESDLLSMVHSFMLSINETDLHFVNSGPCNTSCIRFCLVKRLRLSGYDAAVCSSRWQGCGKVPGGDHEYIDVVNYKDKGSTERLIIDIDFRSHFEIARAVESYDRILSSLPVIYVGSLTKLKQFLQVMVEAARSSLKQNSMPLPPWRSLDYLEAKWQSSYQRQFNPDGESIKNGISSDHKQCSEHLKRLQHALQLEVEAERLLKPINSDNNWRLKPGRRRHSSLRIL; encoded by the exons ATGGATTGTAGGGTGTGCGTGGCGGCCGGCGATTTTCTGGTCCGTCTCGGCGGAGGGGTCGGCCAGATCGGCGGGTTCAGCCATGAGAGCGAGCATGACTTGGCAATGATGGTCAGCGATTTTTTGGAGAACGGTAGCGTTGGGGCCGAGTCATGCTGCAGCAGCGATAGCGATTCGGGTTTCTCTGATCTCGCTTTTCTCCCTGAGAAAATTTCG TTTTATAAGCATTCAATGGATCGGTATGAGAGTGACTTGCTGTCAATGGTTCACTCTTTTATGTTATCCATCAATGAGACGGACCTTCACTTTGTCAATTCAGGCCCATGTAACACCAGCTGCATCAGGTTTTGTCTGGTGAAGCGGCTGAGACTTTCAGGTTACGATGCTGCTGTGTGTTCATCCCGGTGGCAAGGTTGCGGCAAGGTCCCTGGAG GGGATCATGAATATATTGATGTGGTGAATTACAAGGACAAGGGGAGTACTGAGCGATTGATAATTGATATTGACTTTCGTAGCCATTTTGAAATAGCTAGAGCTGTTGAATCGTATGATAGAATATTGAGTTCTCTTCCGGTCATCTATGTGGGCTCCTTGACCAAGTTAAAGCAGTTTCTTCAAGTTATGGTTGAAGCTGCTAGATCTTCTCTCAAGCAGAACTCAATGCCTCTTCCCCCATGGAGATCCCTCGATTATTTAGAAGCAAAATGGCAATCTTCCTATCAGAGACAGTTCAATCCAGACGGAGAGAGTATTAAAAACGGCATTTCTTCTGACCATAAGCAGTGCAGTGAACATCTGAAGAGGCTGCAACATGCCCTCCAATTAGAAGTTGAAGCAGAGCGATTACTGAAACCAATAAACAGTGATAATAACTGGAGGCTGAAGCCCGGCAGGCGAAGGCACTCTTCATTAAGGATTCTTTGA